The Psychromonas sp. MME1 genome window below encodes:
- a CDS encoding glycosyltransferase — protein MIYNSVNIEHFPEKIKHTREQITLGCAGRLVTQKNQIVLIEMVKQLVAAGLNIKLLIAGKGELEEKLKQLILASGMQEHIHLLGFSQDINEFLEQIDIFAFPSLYEGSANILVEVMAKGLPCVTYNRSSMPEMIIHNETGLLANNDQEFCDALKALISSADLRDKLGSQARQFARKNFNSDDIYKQIENVIGQ, from the coding sequence GTGATCTACAACAGCGTTAATATTGAACATTTTCCGGAAAAAATAAAACACACTAGAGAGCAAATTACTCTAGGCTGTGCAGGACGATTAGTGACGCAAAAAAACCAAATCGTACTAATAGAGATGGTCAAACAACTCGTTGCTGCGGGACTCAATATAAAACTTCTAATAGCAGGAAAAGGTGAGCTAGAAGAAAAACTCAAGCAATTAATCCTCGCATCAGGTATGCAAGAACATATCCATCTACTTGGATTTAGTCAGGATATTAATGAATTTCTAGAGCAGATTGACATTTTTGCTTTTCCTTCTCTATATGAAGGAAGTGCCAATATATTAGTAGAAGTGATGGCTAAAGGGCTCCCCTGCGTCACCTATAATCGCAGTAGCATGCCGGAAATGATAATTCATAATGAGACGGGGTTATTAGCGAACAACGACCAAGAATTTTGCGATGCGCTGAAAGCATTAATTTCATCAGCTGATTTAAGGGATAAATTGGGCTCTCAAGCACGTCAGTTTGCACGAAAAAACTTCAACAGTGATGACATTTATAAACAAATTGAAAATGTTATTGGACAATAA
- the lpcA gene encoding D-sedoheptulose 7-phosphate isomerase, producing the protein MSNKEIIINDLQEAAVVLDAFLQDDKNIANIENAAKLIANAFKAGGKVLSCGNGGSHCDAMHFAEELTGRYRDNRPGYPGIAISDPSHISCVSNDFGYDYVFSRYLEAVGRTGDVLFCLSTSGNSKNILIAIEAAKKKGIAVVALTGKDGGQMAGCADVEIRVPHFGYADRIQEIHIKVIHIIIRLIEIEMAK; encoded by the coding sequence ATGAGCAACAAAGAGATAATCATAAATGATTTACAAGAGGCAGCCGTTGTATTGGATGCTTTTTTGCAAGATGATAAAAATATTGCCAATATCGAAAACGCCGCGAAATTAATTGCCAACGCCTTCAAAGCAGGTGGAAAAGTATTGTCATGCGGCAATGGAGGATCACACTGTGATGCCATGCATTTTGCCGAAGAGCTAACGGGTCGTTATCGAGATAATCGCCCTGGTTATCCAGGCATAGCTATTTCAGATCCAAGCCATATATCCTGTGTGAGTAATGACTTTGGCTATGATTATGTATTTTCACGTTATCTTGAAGCCGTTGGTCGTACTGGCGATGTTCTCTTTTGCCTATCCACATCAGGAAATTCCAAAAATATACTGATTGCCATTGAAGCGGCCAAGAAAAAAGGGATCGCCGTTGTCGCATTAACGGGTAAGGACGGTGGGCAGATGGCAGGCTGTGCCGATGTCGAAATTCGCGTCCCCCACTTTGGTTATGCGGATCGTATTCAAGAGATACATATTAAAGTGATTCATATTATTATTCGCCTAATCGAAATTGAAATGGCTAAATAA
- a CDS encoding LTA synthase family protein — MFFLYKIADSATLLAYINDLPLMALRGLRFDLKVICIAFSLPLLIGLVTAKSERFFNLYLRFSLAFSALIYFLICLFSIVNFYYYQTYGNYIDLFIFGLFDDDTSAVIDSIWTDYPVMLGLSFSVLISFLFTYLTKKSLVTELQLKQIRRQKNRPYLTGCAVFLCIALFFLFARGTLGSHPLKRYHANISDNVKLNIVTPNPFMALDWAKSDYEQQFTFRAVNAKELLASIEQVVKSDSLQQQTPVNPYLVSNRPNVVFALMESMATSILDEDDIVNNDVLASLRHHFQNDFLFKRFYAETSDTNATIVNLFVHSSVPNISHSTAAKVKMADSAVIPYKNAGYEIIFVNAGNGMWRNLFNYLPLQGFDKVYDENSIAKYFPEAADYASSWGVPDEFVFKFVQKILAESDKPVFICLLTVGNHSPYQTPDNYQPKVVKPSLNLQEKTELSPEQQMQMLQTYQYGADALGKFISHIKGGELADNTIVVATGDHRLRSMKTHNRQDVASKSQVPFYLYVPQQILGHIDYQYSPMRVGSHKDIFPTLYHLSLSNATYTTLGGNNLLSQDDDKIFWGYSQEGLAFTDGFVANSDAKRRLQWQRASHLFSSDAQADPELPFTYNDVNRLRDLYINNEVITNNQVITNNQVTAQ; from the coding sequence TTGTTTTTTCTGTATAAAATTGCTGATAGCGCTACTTTACTTGCCTATATCAATGATTTACCCCTAATGGCGCTAAGGGGGCTACGATTTGATTTAAAAGTCATTTGTATCGCTTTTTCTCTTCCTCTTTTAATTGGCTTAGTGACGGCTAAATCAGAACGATTTTTTAATCTGTATCTACGCTTTTCGCTTGCCTTTAGTGCTCTGATCTATTTTCTTATTTGTCTCTTTTCGATCGTTAACTTTTATTATTATCAAACCTACGGCAATTATATTGATCTCTTTATTTTTGGGCTTTTTGATGATGATACTTCCGCTGTTATTGATAGTATCTGGACAGATTACCCGGTTATGTTGGGGCTTAGTTTTAGTGTGCTGATCAGCTTTTTGTTTACTTATTTAACTAAAAAAAGCTTGGTCACGGAGCTGCAACTTAAGCAAATACGTCGTCAAAAAAATCGACCTTATTTGACAGGTTGCGCGGTTTTTCTCTGTATTGCTCTGTTTTTTCTGTTTGCACGCGGAACCTTGGGGAGCCATCCCCTTAAACGATACCATGCTAATATCTCTGACAATGTAAAACTCAATATTGTTACTCCAAATCCATTTATGGCGTTAGATTGGGCTAAGTCTGATTATGAGCAGCAGTTCACATTCAGAGCCGTTAATGCAAAAGAGTTACTTGCGAGTATTGAACAAGTTGTCAAAAGTGATTCGTTGCAACAACAAACTCCCGTTAATCCTTATTTGGTGAGTAACCGTCCCAATGTTGTCTTTGCTCTGATGGAGTCGATGGCAACCAGTATTCTTGATGAAGATGACATTGTAAATAATGATGTATTGGCAAGCCTACGTCATCATTTTCAGAACGATTTTTTATTTAAACGTTTTTACGCTGAAACATCAGATACCAATGCCACGATTGTTAATCTCTTTGTGCACAGCAGTGTCCCTAATATCAGTCATTCCACGGCAGCAAAGGTAAAAATGGCCGACAGCGCGGTTATTCCTTATAAAAATGCAGGATATGAAATCATCTTTGTTAATGCAGGTAATGGCATGTGGCGCAATTTATTTAATTATCTTCCCCTGCAAGGATTTGACAAGGTTTACGATGAAAACAGTATTGCTAAGTATTTTCCAGAGGCTGCAGACTATGCCAGCTCTTGGGGAGTGCCCGATGAATTTGTATTTAAGTTTGTACAAAAAATCCTAGCCGAAAGTGATAAACCTGTTTTTATCTGCCTATTAACGGTCGGTAATCACTCTCCATATCAAACGCCAGATAATTATCAGCCAAAAGTGGTTAAACCAAGCTTGAATTTACAGGAAAAAACAGAGCTGTCGCCCGAACAGCAAATGCAAATGTTACAAACCTATCAGTATGGTGCCGACGCTTTAGGGAAATTTATCAGCCATATTAAGGGGGGGGAATTAGCCGACAATACTATTGTGGTTGCGACGGGTGATCACCGTTTGCGTTCTATGAAAACGCACAATAGACAAGATGTTGCGAGTAAGTCACAAGTTCCTTTTTATCTGTATGTGCCGCAGCAAATATTGGGTCATATTGATTATCAGTATTCACCGATGAGGGTGGGTTCGCACAAGGATATTTTTCCTACTTTGTATCATTTGAGCTTGTCGAACGCAACCTATACCACCCTTGGCGGAAATAACTTACTCTCGCAGGATGATGATAAAATATTTTGGGGCTATTCTCAGGAAGGTCTTGCATTTACTGATGGTTTTGTCGCCAATAGTGATGCCAAGCGGCGATTACAGTGGCAGCGGGCGAGCCATTTATTTAGCAGTGATGCGCAAGCCGATCCCGAACTTCCATTCACCTATAACGATGTGAATCGGCTTCGGGATCTCTATATCAATAACGAAGTGATTACCAATAACCAAGTGATTACCAATAACCAAGTTACGGCTCAGTGA
- a CDS encoding NAD-dependent epimerase, whose amino-acid sequence MKYLVTGAAGFIGSAVVERLTAAGHEVIGIDNLNDYYDVSLKTARLQRIEHPLFTFIKLDLADREGMPALFATHQFDRVIHLAAQAGVRYSIDNPLAYADSNLVGHLNVLEGCRHHKVKHLIYASSSSVYGLNGKVPFATSDSVDHPISLYAATKKSNELMAHTYSHLYDVPTTGLRFFTVYGPWGRPDMALFKFTQKIVNGDVIDIYNQGDMRRDFTYIDDIVEGIMRIQDVIPTKNSDWTVETGSPATSSAPYAVYNIGNGNPVKLMDFVSALETSLTMQAKKNFMPMQAGDVYQTYADTRDLFNVTGYQPKVGVAEGVEAFVQWYRSFYK is encoded by the coding sequence GTGCGGTTGTTGAACGGTTGACTGCTGCAGGGCATGAGGTTATCGGCATTGATAATCTAAACGATTATTATGATGTTAGCTTAAAAACCGCGCGTTTACAGCGGATTGAACATCCCCTATTTACTTTTATTAAATTAGATTTAGCTGATAGAGAAGGCATGCCTGCTCTTTTTGCTACGCATCAATTTGATCGCGTTATTCACCTCGCCGCGCAGGCTGGCGTTCGTTACTCCATCGATAATCCCTTAGCCTATGCCGATAGTAACTTAGTGGGACATTTAAATGTATTGGAAGGTTGCCGCCATCATAAAGTGAAGCATTTAATTTATGCCTCATCGAGTTCAGTTTATGGGTTAAATGGTAAGGTGCCATTTGCGACCAGTGATTCAGTGGATCATCCTATTTCACTCTATGCTGCGACTAAAAAATCCAATGAATTAATGGCGCACACTTACTCACATTTATATGATGTGCCTACTACAGGATTACGGTTCTTCACTGTTTATGGCCCGTGGGGACGACCTGATATGGCGCTATTTAAATTCACCCAAAAAATAGTCAATGGTGATGTGATTGATATTTATAATCAGGGGGATATGCGCCGTGATTTTACCTATATCGATGATATTGTTGAGGGTATTATGCGCATTCAAGATGTTATACCGACCAAAAATAGTGATTGGACAGTGGAAACTGGCTCGCCTGCAACGAGCTCGGCTCCCTATGCCGTTTATAACATAGGTAATGGCAATCCCGTTAAATTAATGGATTTTGTCAGCGCATTAGAAACTTCACTGACAATGCAGGCGAAGAAAAACTTTATGCCAATGCAGGCCGGGGATGTTTATCAAACCTATGCCGATACACGCGATCTCTTTAATGTGACTGGCTATCAGCCTAAGGTGGGCGTTGCTGAAGGCGTGGAAGCTTTTGTGCAATGGTATCGATCATTTTATAAGTAA